gaggtacttcgaggagaatagggatcaaaccccggctatgggctttgctggagcggtggtgggataccaccaacacttttcatatggcatggggggagatcaccattaccccttttGCGTTTTCCatgattacgggtcttcctttttctgaaaggaacgtgacctttgattcggagctgacgtggcgctcggccgctgccagggacttgctcggccctgttgttgacttgttagACGACGACACCCACtcttctgtgacggtgattaCGGACGCTATCCGTGGTGTGGGTGTGTCtgcagagcagagggttaggctattCCTCTTAGCTTTGGTGAGTAGGGTGGTGGCCCCGAgaaggaacagtcgggtgcacattagaTTCTTGTCAGTTTTGCaggacttgagagctgtttcgagctacaactggggtggtttggcatatagccacctcttgtacgagatgaagtgggcctcccggactgcgccggagAGTGAGCCGAGCAttgctgctctgtggagtgtgctggaggtatttaagactccttgtactttgtgcctcgtacttgtatgtttgtattttgaacttgactgatgttttgcttgctttttgaaagatttggatatacgagcactttccgactttggcgccggatcgtactggagatgcggcttacccgtatgctgcctcttggataggagcggtgcgcatgagggtgcctctggctgcctcccgcagagcttggagagttctacctgctgatgaggtaatatttttgtactgttttgctcttttgtatttgtatttgtatagttgtttgagttgtctgctttgcaggtggtgtggcgtccttttgctaacgcgcctgtacctgcctcggctgctcgtgcccatttcttgCCTGGACGGCGGGTTTTTCTCCCAGGGGTGTATcgccacatgtggtatctgggggagcgagtgtcccttcagcacagttcGGGGAATAGgtttgtccccaaggacccaccggagtccatgctggcgccggatgaagagcttgcccggctctatgtgaaTGCTAGGGGCGATGTTGTTTGCCGTTCTTGGAGGGACTTTGTAcaaaggaagggtagctatgacgacttcctgaggaggctggctccaccagtacgctttgtactgccggtgagctttcgaactttgtatcttgtattcttgtattcttgtattcttgtatgtcggtttgattgtatgattgtatgaatgtttgtaggaggaggaggttgatcctgaggacattccctatgctgatagggtcatccgctatgagaactcggacggggaataggtggaggtgaccatccctgtagcttctcctccgcatcGGAGATCGCATGATGCTGTACCcgagcattatgcagctgtaaatactgttgcattttcttgaaactgattgtaatcttgtatctgggaatgtaatacctcgtatttttctataattataaatatattttattatatttataaagcatttcgttgtatttttacaaattaatttcatttaatgagaattaaatgcacttttatttttaattaatttaaatattagttatttcgaaaaccgtatttttattaaataaattcaaggaatttatttaatcgggaattgttgggtcgtatttcaaaaatgaatttaataaacttaaagcccggtcgttttgttttaattaaacccaacaaagcttgcaaggaaattaatgaactaagcccgaaagcaagcccaactcaaaattaccctaacctagcccacaggggaaagaaaacctataaatagaccctctcattaaaccctcacaaatttttagcactccctctctctcctcactttctctctccttgcggcacccttCCCTCTCCTCTCGTCCGACCCCTTTGCTTGCAGCACAAGGCACGCTGTCGTGCCATGTGTGCTCGCCCAACCACACGCGTCGTGCCTCGTCCAGCAGCCCGCAGCGCCCCGTGTTGCTGCTGCCTTGTCCCTCGCCCAGCACTTCGCGTGCCCCCTCTCTCTCGTCGCCTCGCCCCCCAGCGCCGCGccctcgctgctgctgtgtgtTGCGTGCGCGTCGTCCCGCCCAGCAGCCACGTGAGCTCGTGCCCGCTCGTCGCTGTGTTGCGCGCCCAACGCCTGCCTGCCCCTCTCGCCCTCGTCGCGTGCTCGTGCGCACTACTGCTGCggtgcgtgcgtgtgttgtgttgttgcgttgattgttcgacgcacacgcacacaacacaattaatttttgtgtgcgtgtgtgttgttgaattgggacaatcaaattatgttttcaaaaatattaattttcagttttaaattgatttaattattgtgattgagtttaattattggattgtttagattaattaaaacgattatgaacaccgtattgggttagtattgtgttctaattaaagagattggttttgatgatttaaattatgattttcagattttatatgttataaagtgtggatttttgaagtcaaaacatgttttcggattaaactattgctagggttttggtttcaaactGATTAAgaaattgatttacataattaatttaatggcaatttaaattatgggaatcaatcaaaattttcagaatgtttatgagctttaaaagttggtttttaagggttttaaagcgaaaaagtcaatgtttttatgctaggacttgagttgactatttgagactattaaattaccaattaatgaatgaattttatttaaactaagggttttagtttcttaaatagttgctggaaatttagtaaacatggataataatttagttctcttattttgttttataggagttgatttgtagtgagtcgtgattcgcacagtggcccccgtacttaggtattccaggtacgtacaagactagggtgaccacccatcccttgaggactttgtgaagtgtattgaatgcgaatcatgtgaacttatatgctatgaattcatgtttgatgattgggaatgattatgttattatgaattcatgtttaatgttgagaacgagcatgttattattatggGTGAATCTATGtcaacgagcatgttatgaattgaattatgccttatagattctattgaactttcatgttatggacttttataatcgttgaattatgtcaagcatgttgttcaagttggtttgcatgtatgagtattgcgcatgcaagttgttatgattattattatgctatagtacaggatgtctagcataattattgagccagtcgaatattgccagtgagcaatatatattctaccaaaggggtagaatatgttagagagtctatgtgaattgaattaaggacaattcgtgctaagggcacaccccgcttgttaataagcaatgtcgggttatctcaaacagtgtttttgagaaggaacaatgggagtaatttcacttgagtcttgtttgatcacaagtcctaaagaattaaaataaataaagaagtgtcattgttgaattgtttaattgttcaattgtttgtatgttgtgtcttgagtcgccttgaacataatatactaattaacgtaaagtgtaacccaaaga
This genomic stretch from Spinacia oleracea cultivar Varoflay chromosome 3, BTI_SOV_V1, whole genome shotgun sequence harbors:
- the LOC130468980 gene encoding protein MAIN-LIKE 2-like, translating into MGIWLQTGLVDFWRAMGGTSRRIGIKPRLWALLERWWDTTNTFHMAWGEITITPFAFSMITGLPFSERNVTFDSELTWRSAAARDLLGPVVDLLDDDTHSSVTVITDAIRGVGVSAEQRVRLFLLALVSRVVAPRRNSRVHIRFLSVLQDLRAVSSYNWGGLAYSHLLYEMKWASRTAPESEPSIAALWSVLEIWIYEHFPTLAPDRTGDAAYPYAASWIGAVRMRVPLAASRRAWRVLPADEVVWRPFANAPVPASAARAHFLPGRRVFLPGVYRHMWYLGERVSLQHSSGNRFVPKDPPESMLAPDEELARLYVNARGDVVCRSWRDFVQRKGSYDDFLRRLAPPVRFVLPEEEVDPEDIPYADRVIRYENSDGE